TAAGGATATGTTATTTTCCCTTAAAAAAGAGTATACATTATCATTAAACCATGAGGAATGTCGCACTTCCAATGAATATTTATACCTCTTATCGAGGTGACGAATCATTTCTTGTAAAGGATTAAACCCTTTCTTCTCTGAAAGAAAAGGCGGAAGTTGTATTAGCAAAGTTAAAGTCTTATCAATCAAAGGTTCTAACGAATAAAATAATATTGAGAGAGGTTTAGCAACTTCTTCTAATTTCTTTTCATGGGTGACTACTTTGGGAAATTTAAATGAAAATTTGAAATCATCAGGGGTTTTGTCCTTCCATCCTCTAACCGTAGATCTTGAAGGTATGTGATAATATGTAGAATCAACTTCAACAAATTTAAAAAATTTTGAGTAATAGGATAAATAGTCTTTATTTCCCATTTTCTTTGGATAAAAATTACCTTTCCAGCCTTCGTAACTCCAACCAGAGCAGCCTATATTCAAAGTCAAGTTTCATGTAAATAGATCAAGAAGGTAGAAAAACTTTCAACCACAATCAACTAATATTAACAACATTATTAATTTTCTCAATAATCGAACTGATTTGGATTTCTTCTATGTATAACAATGAATTTAAAGAAAATAGTATACTAGGTGCATGTTACAATTCAAGTTCTTTGTCCTGTTATTGCCGGGTCATAAATTATGTATAATCAGTAAAACAGTAACAAGGAAATACATGCTGACCGTAATGTTAATTTTAGTCAATAGTATCGAGTGTCCATGCTTGGACCATTATCAACATATCGGTATCAATGACATAAGACCAATCCCCTATTTGATCAAAGTAAATATATAAGTTATGTTCTGGGCCTTGAGTAAATTAGTCAATTATTTTGTTTTTCTTAGAAATTCAACTCAAATGGTGGATTTGACAAGCATGCATATTTGAATTAATAAAACCAGTCAAATATGTGATAATATTAACATACTTAGCATAAGAACTAGAATTGACTTTAAGATAATAGAAAGTAAGCCTAACAAGGACTTTATCATTTTACAAAAAATCGATAATTAATAGAATAGAATTGGTTTAGGTTAATTTGAATATTCGCCAAAGGAGCACTCAAGCCCGCCTCATAGTACCTCGGGACTTTGGTTGTTCAAACCCACATCTAGCACGGTTATTACAGAGATGAAAGTGCAAGATCTGGTACAAAATGAAATTATCCCTGTTATTGGTTCTAATAGTTATAACAGATTTGTTGGATCACTCATTTCATCATTATTTCCTAACTAATCGAACCTTACCAAAAACAATATGGAAGATGGTAATTCGAGTCGCAGATCCCGGGTTCAAATCCCCACTAGAGCATTAGTGATTTTTAAGATAGTCAAATATTAATTCATGTATTCTCAAAGATAAATTTGCAAATTTGATTACCGATATGAAAAATTCCTATTCAGCAATTTATACGATAAGAATTATGCAAAGGCACTAAACCAGAACAGGAATCAAATATTCTCGCTTATTCTAATACAATTTCAGAATGCAAATGCATTACATAATTAGTAAAAAAATTCAAATCTCTAGAAATAGAATATGATTATTACTTGATTGCGACATCACCAAAATTACACTAGTTGTAATCTAGGGATCCCCTTCTATATTTGCCTTAAATTGGCGGCTTCGAAAAAGCGATATGGATTAATTAAATCATTTCTTTCTCTAATCTCGTCTGTCTAGCTAAGGAAACCTTAAATTCGATTAGTTCTGGAGTTGTAAACATAGATAGCAAAACATGATTGTCCAATGGTTCCTTGTTGACCTGAATCTCTTTAGCAATCCTATTGTTTCTGCCAGAACCCACCCTTTTTATGATGGATAATTGAATCCCCAAGTGTGCAAAGTTGAAATTTCCGAAGGGTAGTTTTGAAGTAAGGTATTTACAGTCTTCTGCAAGTCTGATCCTCGATTCCCATTCAGATATCATATCAAAAGTTATTAAGTGTCTAAATATAATTTGGTTTGAAATATCTCTTCCATAATAATCTTAAATAGAATTTGTAAGTGACAAAGAGAATGTGGATAATTTCTAAATTGTAGCCCCAATGCCTCTTTACCGACCTTTGAAAAGGCAGAAAAATTGTATAGTCATGATTTAAAATGTTTCAAATATATTTTTTGATGCGTTTGGTTTACAGGTAACGGCGATTTTTCAAGGATGTATTTAATAAGAATGAGATCATGAGTGCATCTATACTCCACGATAAGCATTCTGATTAAAAGAAATTTGTTAACAGAGCATCTGATGAATATAATATCAAGGGCCAACATTGTAAAGATCTATACAAAGTTGTTCATTTATACCGCAACATCTAGACGGCGATAATCGTATGATCAATTTTAACACGGGGTTTTTTGCTTTTCACAAGATAGTCTAAACCGATCAACAAAACTGTTTAACCACTAGTCTCTCTGGATACAAATTTGACAAGTCTACTATCTCGGGTATTATCTCCTCCCAATCATGATAACTTTAGAAATCTATGGTGATTCAAGCTACCGAGTAGTAACTCATGTGATGAATGTTCTTAGACAAATATTTAATTACATATTTGTCCCTTGGTAAGTAGGTATGAATACTATTATTCATATATATTAAGACCAGTGTTCTCACTGGAAGACAGGTCACCAGAATTACAAGAATTTATGATAGTAGCATTTGGTGGTACATAACAATATGAACCCTGCATAGAGCTTTGTGAACTAGTTATCGATCGATCTTCACCGGTATCACTGCCACTAACATCGAATTCCACGTAGGCATAGGTTAAATTAGCCGGGATAATTGAAAATGAAATCACCAGAAATGTAGCCAAAAATAATAAGCAAATCGGGTTCTTAGATTGAATAATACTCATTAAATATATTATTTCTATGTGCTATATCGCGATTATGTTACATTAAACTGAATTTGTTTTACAATAATTTGTTACTGAGTTAGGGCTGATAATCTCCGTATGTATCTATCTAGAAATCCGGGCTCTACAGCACTATCACATACCAAGCAGATGTCACTATGTCTTGTCGTCATGTCCCTTCTGTCGCAATTATGAAAAAATAATGAATCCTCATACGTTGGTAATATTATTTCATTAACTCCTCAGGCATAAAAAATTCAATCATCTGGGAATAAGAATAGCAAACAATCTTTGAGATATTGTCTCATTTTCTCTCGTTTTTAAAGTAGTCCTACACTCAGCAAAATTTAAGATTTAGTATGGTTACAGTAAAATTTATTGCTTCATTCAACTTATTGTCCATAATTTTCTTTCCTCTGGACAAAAGTGAAAATGAAAATGAAATAATATTGTATTTATTCAGAAGCTGTTCCATTATCTGCCGTGGTGGAGTTAATATATGAGTAACTACTCAAAACTGTAAAAGAACTCGACTGATATATAGGAGCACTATAAATAGGCTGACCGTAGGTATCAGTTTGTATAGAATAGTTATCTAGTGATGTCAATAACAATAGTATAAGTATCAAGGTAGGAATCATAGTCAAAGAACAAAAGGTCTTTAATTTCATATTATGGATGACACTTGATCCTTTAAAAATTTATTGTGGGGAATTAGACCCTCGAGTCAAACTCAAAAAGGGCTATTAAACCATTAAAGATCAATAGGCAGAATATCGACAGGCAACATAACAATCATAATCTTCAGAAATTATTAAAATCGAGGCCGTCCTAGCCATATTTCTTCCTTTTTGTTACTTCTAAATTAATACCAATATCAAAAGCCAGTAAATGCTTTTCAATCATTTTCGTTTTCATAATAAATTAGTTAATAGTTTAGGGATTAGGATTTTCCATATTCTTCGAACGAAACCAGTTCGTGCATTGTCAACCTATTCTTCTTCTTTGTCTTTCCATCAATTTTCTTTCTTGGATATCCAAATCCCACTACGATCACTGGTTTATAATCAATTGGAATAGAGAAATCTTTCCTAACACGATCCTCTTCTATTCCCGTAAATAGAGCAGAACCGACACCATAGTTCCATGCAGCAAGCTGCATATTCTGTACCACTTTGCCAGCATCTATTAGGTGAAAACGAAAATACGGATTAGTCAAAACAATTATTGCGAAATTAGCCCCAGAAATCCATTTTCCGCTAGTGCTATCATTGGATAATTTCATCAGATTATCTTTATTCTGTATTACTATGAATCTCCAAGGTTGAGTATTTAAAGAACTACCAGTCAGCCTCGCTGCTTCCAAAATTTTTAACCTTATCTCTGAAGATACGCTATTTTGATCACTAAATTCTCTAACCTCGAGTTTGGTTACTATACAGTCATAAGCATCCATGTTATACCATTTATGACTGATTATATTAATCATTTCAGATAATTCTATAAATCAAAATTTATGAAATATTTACATTCTATTAATGTGAGGATGAATCAAAGTTTTTCAAAAAATATTAATGAAAATTAAATAATTTTGGCCACATTTTATTTGAACTTAGGATCAAGTTCTAATTGTCTAGGAAATTGAAAATTAGCTTTCTTGAATATGACTGCTTTTATCGACTTTAAGCAGATTTTCGCTATTTATCAGCAAACAATCATGTTTTCCTTAGAGAACACGAAAACTAAATCTGGTTATGACATTTACATACGACTAAAAATATTAGATACACTTCCTAGCAGGTCAAAATATTCATTAATTTTGTCCTTTTCATCAGAGGACTATTCCTTTAGAATATTAGTTGAGGAATGAAATAAACCAATCACAAAAATCAACTTGAAATATTCTCCCTGGCTTCACTGGGGGCAAGGAAAAAAAGAAGCCCAAAGTGTATTCACATAATATCAAATGATCAAACAATTGATTTGGTTTTATGGGTCCTGTTTATAATGAGGATTTACCCATTCAATAAAGCTGGCATAGTTTAAGGAGCGGGCATCCTCAAGATAATCGGGAAGAATCTTGATAAAATCAAATCCATTAATAAGATCGAAACTTAACACGAGGTCGTGCAATTTACAGTCTAGCACATTATGAGCATATTCTAATGGTGATAATTTCTCAGAGTGTTCACAGTAGTTATATAGTCTGCCACCTCCGATCATTCTTTTCAAATTCAGGCCCATTGCAATATCCTTTCTCCCTTGATACAACTTGTGACCTATTCCTCTATGTCTAACTCGAGGATGTGTGGATATATCTGCTCCATAAAGAGTATCACCAGCCGGAAAATGGGTTGTAAGCATTCCATTCCCCGTAATACTCTCCCAAGTATGGTCTGCATAAGTAGGATTTAACTGAACAATTAGACTTGTAGCTGATCCTACAATCTTTTTATCAAGCTCAGCAACAAGTTGACCCCCTGGGAATATTTCAAGGTGGCTCTTTAGTTCGTGAGGATGCCAAATATTACCAATTTTTGCTAAATCAGCAAAAGATTCTTCCTGCAACTTTACAATTTCTGGAATATCAGCTACAGTAGTTGGCCTAATAAGCACTGAATCCGAATCAATTACATAAAATGAACTCATTAATTCACTAAGGATTACCCTAATGATTTAAATTTTTTTTCTATGTTTAAATTGGATATAAGATAATTGCAGAACCATCTGCAAATTCTGCACCTATCTACAAGAAACAAACTATTAGATTGTTACACTCAGAGAGCAGGTATGTTAAAAATATTGAGATAAAGTGCATAGGTATCAAATTTCGGCGTTACTACAAAAGTAAATTCAATTTCAAACTCTTACGCCAAGTGAAGAGTCGATGAAAATAAAACCTTCCTATCATATTGGGATTACTACTATGCTAATTCAATACAGCGTTAATCATAGCAGTGGCTTAACAAACAACATAAAAACACAATGTCATGTTTCCCATTCTTCCATCTTCTAATCTGATAACTTCAAATATGCTGGAACAATTTTAGGAGTGACAAGAAAATTAGATCGTTTGTGTTAATCAATCTCTAAGAGGATCTATTAGTAGCATTGGAAAATACTTGTCGCAGATAGTATGACGATGTATTATTATTTATTTGGGCTTTTTTAAGAAATGAAACCACTCATATAAGAAATTAAGTCCTCAAAAGCAGAATGTAATATATACTACTATCGAAATTATTCGTCTTCTATGACATCTAGCCCTTTGTATTGATTGTGTAATAATATCGACTATCGGATTGTAACATTGGCTTAAAAAATAAAAGACATTTCATTAAAAGATTCAAGCTGCTAATTATTATTAACCAAAGTAAACAGCTTTTCTCCTAGATGTTGTATCCTTTAATTTGAAAAGAAGTATTTGATATCACATAGACGTTAAGTGTTAAAAAAACACAGTAGTATATGTTTTTTGAACTATTTATCTAAAGCGAATATTTCAAAATTAATGAAAGAAGCACTACAAATTCTTTTAAGATCCTACGAATAACGTAATTATATTGAAAACAAGCATTAATAAGTTCAGAGCAAATTACTTATGTAGGCTAGGAATTATTATTGAATGAAAGAGACTTTCAGTTAAATCCATTTGTTGAAAGGTTTAATGAATATATTAATAAGATTAATGAGTCCTTATCAAGAGAGATAGAGTCATATTCTTGGTCAGAATTTTATCTTCCGCTTAAGTATGCTTGTCATGGTGGTAAACGAATAAGACCACTGATCTTGACTCTAGCAGCCGAAACTATTAACAATGACAATATAAGCTCCCTAAACTCAAAGTCGAGGGAAAACATTTTTGCCGTTTCTTCGGCAATTGAATTACTTCATACAGAATCAGTTATACATGATGACATAATTGATTCAGATAACATTCGGAGAGGCTTACCTTCGTTCCATGTAAAATATGGATATAACGCAAGTATTCTCACAGCAGATTTCATTTTGGGCATCATATTAAATATTAGTGCTAAAACCAATAATAATCGCGTTACCCATGAGTTATCTACAGCATCAATTAAAATGAGCGAAGGTGAGATGCTTGAGTTACGACTCGTAAAGAACCATAAAATATCTCAAGAGGAATACATCACCGTTATCGAAAATAAAACTGCATCATTGTTTGAGGCTTCTGCTAAAATCGGTGCAATTTTGGCAAATGGGAACGAAGATCAAATCAATGCTCTTGCTAATTTCGGACGCCTTCTGGGTATTGCTTACCAGATCCATGATGATTTGGTTGATTATAACAATGAAGAAAGATTGTT
This Candidatus Nitrosocosmicus oleophilus DNA region includes the following protein-coding sequences:
- a CDS encoding GNAT family N-acetyltransferase; translated protein: MSSFYVIDSDSVLIRPTTVADIPEIVKLQEESFADLAKIGNIWHPHELKSHLEIFPGGQLVAELDKKIVGSATSLIVQLNPTYADHTWESITGNGMLTTHFPAGDTLYGADISTHPRVRHRGIGHKLYQGRKDIAMGLNLKRMIGGGRLYNYCEHSEKLSPLEYAHNVLDCKLHDLVLSFDLINGFDFIKILPDYLEDARSLNYASFIEWVNPHYKQDP
- a CDS encoding nitroreductase family protein; protein product: MINIISHKWYNMDAYDCIVTKLEVREFSDQNSVSSEIRLKILEAARLTGSSLNTQPWRFIVIQNKDNLMKLSNDSTSGKWISGANFAIIVLTNPYFRFHLIDAGKVVQNMQLAAWNYGVGSALFTGIEEDRVRKDFSIPIDYKPVIVVGFGYPRKKIDGKTKKKNRLTMHELVSFEEYGKS
- a CDS encoding DUF72 domain-containing protein — translated: MTLNIGCSGWSYEGWKGNFYPKKMGNKDYLSYYSKFFKFVEVDSTYYHIPSRSTVRGWKDKTPDDFKFSFKFPKVVTHEKKLEEVAKPLSILFYSLEPLIDKTLTLLIQLPPFLSEKKGFNPLQEMIRHLDKRYKYSLEVRHSSWFNDNVYSFLRENNISLVWSVRDKLQSPSIVTSDQVYVRFIGDRSISETDFGKVVKDRRKEMLEYVKQVRDTQDKNSNIYDVLISFNNHFAGFGPQSVNDFLKLMNMSEVDWKTELENYENNSSQTDDGFQSNLSDFTK
- a CDS encoding polyprenyl synthetase family protein, with product MNERDFQLNPFVERFNEYINKINESLSREIESYSWSEFYLPLKYACHGGKRIRPLILTLAAETINNDNISSLNSKSRENIFAVSSAIELLHTESVIHDDIIDSDNIRRGLPSFHVKYGYNASILTADFILGIILNISAKTNNNRVTHELSTASIKMSEGEMLELRLVKNHKISQEEYITVIENKTASLFEASAKIGAILANGNEDQINALANFGRLLGIAYQIHDDLVDYNNEERLFNILVKQNDEDNIFIEIMENTYLNYSRLAKKELDGIECNHHSKKILQDLTNLSSFS